In Streptomyces alboniger, the following are encoded in one genomic region:
- a CDS encoding S1C family serine protease, with protein MTETFRPSGEYPTHQPPAPVHHGGTQSGGGAYPPPPAYTPAEAPPNPAPRRRRAKGPVALLAAVAIAAAAVGGGTAYAVQTLTDQGTHSSATSTDVVPTSKKGTVSGVAEAVSPSIVEISATTAQGKSTGSGVITRSDGEIVTNNHVIAGATSIKVRTNDGRTYDAEVVGTDSKKDLALIQLKGASGLKPATLGDSDNVKVGDEVVAIGSPEGLTGTVTSGIVSALDRDVTVSTGEGQEQPRSPQGGWPFEFGGQEFNGDTGSSKTTYKALQTDASLNPGNSGGALIDMNGNIIGINSAMYSPSSTQAGAESGSGSVGLGFAIPINTVKDDLGKLRSGSKT; from the coding sequence ATGACCGAGACCTTCCGCCCCAGCGGCGAGTACCCCACGCATCAGCCGCCCGCGCCTGTGCACCACGGCGGTACGCAGAGCGGCGGCGGCGCCTATCCGCCCCCGCCCGCCTACACGCCGGCGGAAGCACCCCCGAACCCCGCCCCGAGGCGCCGCCGCGCCAAGGGCCCCGTCGCCCTCCTCGCCGCCGTCGCCATCGCGGCCGCAGCGGTCGGCGGCGGAACCGCGTACGCCGTGCAGACGCTCACCGACCAGGGCACCCACTCCTCCGCCACCAGCACCGACGTCGTGCCGACCAGCAAGAAGGGCACCGTCTCCGGCGTCGCCGAGGCGGTCAGCCCCAGCATCGTCGAGATCAGCGCCACCACCGCCCAGGGCAAGTCCACCGGCTCCGGTGTGATCACTAGGAGCGACGGCGAGATCGTCACGAACAACCACGTCATCGCCGGGGCCACCTCGATCAAGGTGCGGACGAACGACGGCAGGACGTACGACGCCGAGGTCGTCGGCACCGACAGCAAGAAGGACCTCGCGCTCATCCAGCTGAAGGGCGCCTCCGGGCTCAAGCCCGCGACCCTCGGCGACTCCGACAACGTCAAGGTCGGCGACGAGGTCGTCGCCATCGGCTCCCCCGAGGGCCTGACCGGCACCGTCACCAGCGGCATCGTCTCCGCGCTCGACCGGGACGTCACCGTCTCCACCGGCGAGGGCCAGGAGCAGCCGCGCAGTCCGCAGGGCGGCTGGCCGTTCGAGTTCGGCGGGCAGGAGTTCAACGGCGACACCGGGTCGTCGAAGACCACGTACAAGGCGCTCCAGACCGACGCCTCCCTCAACCCCGGCAACTCCGGTGGCGCCCTCATCGACATGAACGGCAACATCATCGGCATCAACTCCGCGATGTACTCGCCCAGTTCGACGCAGGCGGGCGCCGAGTCGGGATCCGGCAGCGTCGGCCTCGGCTTCGCCATCCCCATCAACACCGTCAAGGACGACCTCGGCAAGCTCCGGTCCGGCTCGAAGACCTGA
- a CDS encoding response regulator transcription factor yields MSPAEGDRTGDREQLRILIVDDEPAVREALQRSLAFEGYGTQVAVDGADALEKAAAYRPDLVVLDIQMPRMDGLTAARRLRATGSTTPILMLTARDTVGDRVTGLDAGADDYLVKPFELDELFARIRALLRRSSYAAGAGKAEEGDTLAFADLRMDLATREVTRGGRTVELTRTEFTLLEMFLAHPRQVLTREQILKAVWGFDFEPTSNSLDVYVMYLRRKTEAGGEPRLVHTVRGVGYVLRGGE; encoded by the coding sequence ATGAGCCCCGCCGAAGGCGACCGCACCGGTGACCGCGAGCAGCTGCGCATCCTGATCGTGGACGACGAACCCGCCGTGCGGGAGGCGTTGCAGCGCAGCCTCGCCTTCGAGGGATACGGCACACAGGTCGCCGTCGACGGCGCCGACGCGCTGGAGAAGGCCGCGGCCTACCGCCCCGACCTCGTCGTACTCGACATCCAGATGCCCCGCATGGACGGCCTCACCGCCGCCCGCAGGCTCCGCGCCACCGGCTCGACCACGCCGATCCTCATGCTGACCGCGCGCGACACGGTCGGCGACCGCGTCACGGGTCTCGACGCGGGGGCCGACGACTACCTGGTCAAGCCGTTCGAGCTGGACGAGCTGTTCGCCCGTATCCGCGCGCTGCTGCGGCGCAGCTCGTACGCCGCCGGGGCGGGCAAGGCCGAGGAGGGGGACACCCTCGCCTTCGCCGACCTGCGGATGGACCTGGCGACGCGCGAGGTCACGCGGGGCGGGCGCACGGTCGAGCTGACCCGCACGGAGTTCACCCTCCTGGAGATGTTCCTCGCACACCCCCGCCAGGTCCTGACGCGCGAGCAGATCCTCAAGGCCGTCTGGGGCTTCGACTTCGAGCCCACCTCCAACTCCCTCGACGTCTACGTGATGTACCTGCGCCGCAAGACGGAAGCGGGCGGCGAGCCGCGCCTCGTGCACACGGTGCGGGGTGTGGGGTACGTGCTGCGGGGCGGCGAGTGA
- a CDS encoding sensor histidine kinase translates to MSGLAGRFRGLPLRSRLALLVTVAVALAVAAVAVSCWVLTRAQLRDQMDASLRSLNVGRVYLDVTAADCNDGRTRPDGETSPGTTTVFVQIIRPDGSRCVGRDSTPVVVQDSDVEVAQHLRAESLHDARTDDGAAVRVLTQVDPDSRYTVTLARPLSEIDEPLSKLALLLTAVGGIGILGAGAAGLWVARTGLRPVDRLTEAVEHVARTEDLGLRIPVEGDDEIARLSESFNSMTASLASSRDLQQQLIADAGHELRTPLTSLRTNIELLVRSEDTGRAIPPDDRRALLASVKAQMTELAALIGDLQELSRPDAGHGSKVQVIALHDIVEAALERARLRGPELTFTADVTPWYVRAEPAALERAVVNLLDNAVKFGPPGSAIEVALRGGELTVRDHGPGIPADELPHVFDRFWRSPSARSLPGSGLGLSIVARTVGQAGGEVTLGAADGGGTVASVRLPGASTPPPDAMPPGAPTLN, encoded by the coding sequence GTGAGCGGGCTCGCCGGGCGGTTCCGGGGGCTGCCGTTGCGCTCCCGTCTGGCGTTGCTGGTCACCGTGGCGGTGGCCCTCGCCGTCGCGGCGGTCGCGGTCTCCTGCTGGGTGCTGACCCGCGCGCAGCTGCGGGACCAGATGGACGCCTCGTTGCGCAGCCTGAACGTGGGCCGCGTCTACCTGGACGTGACGGCCGCGGACTGCAATGACGGCCGCACCCGGCCCGACGGTGAGACGTCTCCCGGCACCACCACCGTCTTCGTCCAGATCATCCGGCCGGACGGCTCGCGTTGCGTGGGCCGCGACTCCACGCCCGTGGTGGTGCAGGACTCCGACGTCGAAGTGGCCCAGCACCTGCGGGCGGAGAGCCTGCACGACGCCAGGACGGACGACGGGGCCGCGGTGCGCGTGCTGACCCAGGTGGACCCCGACAGCCGCTACACGGTGACCCTGGCCCGCCCGCTCTCGGAGATCGACGAGCCGCTGAGCAAGCTGGCCCTGCTGCTGACCGCCGTGGGCGGAATCGGCATCCTCGGCGCCGGCGCCGCCGGCCTGTGGGTCGCCCGCACCGGACTCCGCCCCGTGGACCGCCTCACCGAGGCCGTGGAGCACGTGGCCCGCACCGAGGACCTCGGCCTTCGTATCCCCGTCGAGGGCGACGACGAGATCGCCCGCCTGTCGGAGTCCTTCAACTCCATGACGGCCTCGCTGGCCTCCTCCCGCGACCTCCAGCAGCAGCTGATCGCCGACGCGGGCCACGAGCTGCGCACCCCGCTGACCTCCCTGCGGACGAACATCGAACTCCTTGTCCGCAGCGAGGACACCGGCCGGGCCATCCCGCCCGACGACCGCCGCGCCCTGCTCGCCTCCGTCAAGGCGCAGATGACGGAACTCGCCGCGCTGATCGGCGACTTGCAGGAGCTGTCCAGGCCCGACGCGGGCCACGGCAGCAAGGTCCAGGTCATCGCCCTGCACGACATCGTGGAAGCCGCCCTGGAACGGGCCAGGCTGCGCGGTCCGGAGCTGACCTTCACCGCCGACGTGACCCCCTGGTACGTCCGCGCGGAGCCCGCCGCCCTGGAACGCGCCGTGGTCAACCTCCTGGACAACGCCGTGAAGTTCGGCCCTCCCGGCTCCGCCATCGAGGTGGCCCTGCGCGGCGGCGAACTGACCGTACGCGATCACGGCCCCGGCATCCCCGCGGACGAACTCCCCCACGTCTTCGACCGCTTCTGGCGCTCCCCCTCCGCCAGGAGCCTGCCGGGTTCGGGCCTCGGCCTCTCGATCGTGGCCCGCACGGTGGGCCAGGCCGGCGGCGAGGTCACGCTGGGTGCGGCGGACGGCGGCGGCACGGTGGCCTCCGTACGGCTGCCGGGTGCGTCGACGCCCCCTCCGGACGCGATGCCGCCGGGCGCGCCCACCCTGAATTGA
- a CDS encoding cupin domain-containing protein has translation MNSNILKPVLTRAATAETTSDPSSVMTLLADSGTDGSSVTSYRSTFAKGAVGAPAHFHTKASELFFVIGGSLNVLVDDEVETLEQGDFLLVPPHTPHAFAAAPGSEADVLFVFTPGMPRFDYLRLLGRVMRGEASPQEIKDSSEQYDNHYVDSPTWRAALEAAK, from the coding sequence ATGAACTCCAACATCCTCAAGCCCGTCCTGACCCGCGCCGCCACCGCCGAGACCACCAGTGACCCGAGCAGCGTGATGACCCTGCTCGCCGACTCCGGTACGGACGGCAGCTCGGTCACCAGTTACCGCTCGACCTTCGCCAAGGGGGCGGTGGGCGCCCCCGCCCACTTCCACACCAAGGCCTCGGAGCTGTTCTTCGTCATCGGCGGCTCCCTCAACGTGCTCGTTGACGACGAGGTCGAGACCCTGGAGCAGGGCGACTTCCTGCTGGTGCCGCCGCACACCCCGCACGCCTTCGCCGCGGCCCCCGGCTCGGAGGCCGACGTCCTGTTCGTCTTCACGCCGGGCATGCCCCGCTTCGACTACCTGCGCCTCCTGGGCCGCGTGATGCGGGGCGAGGCGAGCCCCCAGGAGATCAAGGACTCCTCCGAGCAGTACGACAACCACTACGTGGACAGCCCGACCTGGCGCGCGGCCCTCGAAGCGGCCAAGTGA
- a CDS encoding LmeA family phospholipid-binding protein, which yields MRSPHRITTEPPPDKPYTNPYDELAALAPNPLEEFLHEDKPDAADEAPWEPPNHRRGSRRRSRFRARGRSRGRARGRFAGLPLAAKALVALLVVAAFLALGDRWALLYAEHEAAEKLKEQMDLSAAPEVEIEGFPFLTQVLDKRLDQVKVTVPDVAADRVSLAKVSATATDITIQGDGPTSVKGARIGAMEGEVLLSFEDLGRELGASQVTFTGKGRDQVLARGTLPVAGHDLKVRADARIQRNGERGISTDIRRMSLQLGDLATYRPGTREKEGLHLSRSSADRVAKETAKAKALLSVPAIVKRLGVPESVVREALKSDAKLNDLTGSPRFVNDVMGLNLIDVAMGHPWLLKKLGLDPALLKGLSQLTRPALADRLTLAFQLPKVPGEGTVSLRDVTVEKEGIRVRLTGVGLGFGS from the coding sequence ATGCGTTCCCCCCACCGCATAACCACGGAACCGCCCCCGGACAAGCCCTACACCAACCCGTACGACGAGCTGGCCGCACTCGCGCCGAACCCGCTTGAGGAGTTCCTCCACGAGGACAAGCCCGACGCGGCCGACGAGGCTCCCTGGGAGCCGCCCAACCACCGACGCGGCAGCCGCCGCCGTAGCAGGTTCAGGGCCCGCGGCCGTAGCAGGGGCAGGGCCCGCGGCCGCTTCGCCGGTCTGCCGCTCGCCGCGAAGGCCCTGGTGGCGCTCCTCGTCGTCGCCGCCTTCCTCGCCCTGGGCGACCGCTGGGCCCTGCTCTACGCCGAGCACGAGGCCGCGGAGAAGCTCAAGGAGCAGATGGACCTGAGCGCGGCGCCCGAGGTCGAGATCGAGGGGTTCCCGTTCCTCACGCAGGTGCTCGACAAGCGCCTGGACCAGGTGAAGGTGACCGTCCCGGACGTGGCGGCCGACCGCGTCTCGCTCGCCAAGGTCTCCGCGACCGCCACGGACATCACGATCCAGGGGGACGGGCCCACCTCGGTCAAGGGCGCCCGCATCGGCGCGATGGAGGGCGAGGTGCTGCTCTCCTTCGAGGACCTGGGCCGCGAACTGGGCGCCTCCCAGGTCACGTTCACCGGCAAGGGCCGCGACCAGGTCCTCGCGCGCGGCACGCTGCCCGTCGCGGGGCACGACCTGAAGGTGCGCGCCGACGCCCGCATCCAGCGCAACGGCGAGCGCGGGATCTCCACCGACATCCGCCGCATGAGCCTGCAACTCGGCGACCTGGCGACCTACCGTCCGGGCACGCGCGAGAAGGAGGGCCTGCACCTGTCGCGCAGCTCGGCGGACCGCGTGGCCAAGGAGACCGCCAAGGCGAAGGCGCTGCTGTCCGTGCCCGCGATCGTCAAGCGGCTCGGCGTGCCCGAGTCCGTGGTGCGGGAGGCCCTCAAGAGCGACGCCAAACTCAATGACCTCACCGGTTCGCCGCGCTTCGTGAACGACGTGATGGGCCTGAACCTCATCGACGTGGCGATGGGCCACCCCTGGCTGCTCAAGAAGCTCGGCCTGGACCCGGCCCTGCTCAAGGGCCTCTCCCAGCTCACCCGCCCCGCCCTGGCCGACCGCCTCACCCTCGCCTTCCAACTGCCGAAGGTGCCGGGCGAGGGGACGGTGTCGCTGCGGGACGTGACGGTGGAGAAGGAGGGGATCCGGGTGCGGCTGACGGGAGTGGGACTGGGCTTCGGGAGCTGA
- a CDS encoding bifunctional metallophosphatase/5'-nucleotidase encodes MSTTPHPRRPGRRATRVLAAAASLATLGALAAALPASAGQDQAGGGKGGKKRTVDVQLLSFNDFHGNLQPPAGSSGQVTEKQHDGTEKKIDAGGVEYLATSLRTARKAHPYSVTAAAGDLIGASPLLSGLFHDEPTVQAMNKLDLDVSSVGNHEFDEGAKELARIQNGGCHPKDGCFEKDGKGKPKKFEGADYPYLAANVTDEKTGKPILKPYWVWKHKGVKVGFIGVTLEGTPDIVSAEGIKGLKFHDEIKTVNKYAEILDKQGVKSIVTLIHEGGAPASQSYNYDCDSPGAGDGISGPITDIAKGITPKVDALVTGHTHAAYVCTIPDPAGKPRMVTSASSYGKLYTDTTLTYDRRTKDIVRTSVKSANHVVSREQAKAPDMTSLINRWDKLAAPIANKPVGYISGDIPGRGAGVPEAPLGDLIADAQLAHAKSLDPEADLALMNPGGIRSDLVHKASGSEGDGVVTYGEAFTVQPFSNTVNLVDLTGAQLVTALKQQVGGANQASPKILQVSEGLTYTLDMTKSGADRVVTDSIKLNGKALDPAATYRVALNSFLAGGGDGFPELGKGTKPLVGADDLKAFNDYLAANSSADKPIAPPKADRITIVK; translated from the coding sequence GTGTCAACCACACCCCATCCACGCAGGCCCGGACGCCGCGCCACGCGCGTACTCGCCGCGGCCGCCTCGCTCGCCACGCTCGGCGCGCTGGCCGCCGCGCTTCCCGCAAGCGCGGGCCAGGACCAGGCGGGCGGGGGCAAGGGCGGCAAGAAGCGCACGGTGGACGTGCAGCTGCTGTCCTTCAACGACTTCCACGGCAACCTCCAGCCGCCCGCCGGCTCCTCGGGCCAGGTGACGGAGAAGCAGCACGACGGGACCGAGAAGAAGATCGACGCCGGCGGTGTCGAGTACCTCGCCACCTCGCTGCGCACCGCCCGCAAGGCGCACCCCTACAGCGTCACGGCCGCCGCCGGTGACCTGATAGGCGCCAGCCCCCTGCTCTCCGGCCTCTTCCACGACGAGCCGACGGTCCAGGCGATGAACAAGCTGGACCTGGACGTGAGCAGTGTCGGCAACCACGAGTTCGACGAGGGCGCCAAGGAGCTGGCCCGCATACAGAACGGCGGCTGCCACCCCAAGGACGGCTGCTTCGAGAAGGACGGGAAGGGCAAGCCCAAGAAGTTCGAGGGCGCCGACTACCCCTACCTCGCCGCGAACGTCACGGACGAGAAGACCGGCAAGCCCATCCTCAAGCCCTACTGGGTGTGGAAGCACAAGGGCGTGAAGGTCGGCTTCATCGGCGTCACCCTCGAAGGCACCCCGGACATCGTCTCCGCCGAGGGCATCAAGGGCCTGAAGTTCCACGACGAGATCAAGACGGTCAACAAGTACGCCGAGATCCTCGACAAGCAGGGCGTGAAGTCCATCGTCACGCTCATCCACGAGGGCGGCGCCCCCGCGAGCCAGTCGTACAACTACGACTGCGACTCCCCGGGCGCGGGCGACGGCATCTCCGGGCCGATAACCGACATCGCCAAGGGCATCACGCCCAAGGTCGACGCGCTCGTCACCGGGCACACGCATGCCGCGTACGTCTGTACGATCCCCGACCCCGCGGGCAAGCCGCGCATGGTCACCTCGGCGTCCTCCTACGGGAAGCTCTACACCGACACCACGCTCACGTACGACCGCAGGACCAAGGACATCGTGCGTACGAGCGTGAAGTCGGCGAACCACGTGGTCAGCCGTGAGCAGGCCAAGGCCCCGGACATGACCTCGCTGATCAACCGCTGGGACAAGCTGGCCGCACCCATCGCCAACAAGCCCGTCGGTTACATCTCCGGGGACATCCCCGGCCGTGGCGCGGGAGTCCCCGAGGCCCCGCTCGGCGACCTCATCGCGGACGCGCAGCTCGCACACGCCAAGTCCCTCGACCCGGAGGCCGACCTGGCGCTGATGAACCCCGGCGGTATCCGCTCCGACCTCGTCCACAAGGCGAGCGGCAGCGAGGGCGACGGGGTCGTCACGTACGGCGAGGCGTTCACCGTGCAGCCCTTCAGCAACACGGTCAACCTCGTGGACCTGACCGGCGCGCAGCTCGTCACCGCCCTGAAGCAGCAGGTCGGCGGGGCCAACCAGGCCTCCCCGAAGATCCTTCAGGTGTCGGAGGGACTGACGTACACGCTGGACATGACCAAGAGCGGCGCCGACCGTGTCGTGACGGACTCCATCAAGCTGAACGGCAAGGCGCTCGACCCGGCGGCCACCTACCGCGTCGCGCTGAACTCCTTCCTCGCGGGCGGCGGCGACGGCTTCCCCGAGCTGGGCAAGGGCACGAAGCCGCTGGTCGGCGCCGACGACCTGAAGGCGTTCAACGACTATCTGGCCGCCAACTCCTCGGCGGACAAGCCGATCGCGCCGCCGAAGGCGGACCGCATCACGATCGTGAAGTGA
- a CDS encoding NUDIX domain-containing protein, whose protein sequence is MRTPREAARVAVVDPQGAVFLFRYDNEEVGVHWAMPGGGLEPGEGPEEGALRELREETGWADVAPGPLLCTWEHDFTRAGVPVRQHEHIYLAHGPRRAPAERAAAARAADRILHWRWWAPAELAATPDALWPPRLPELLAPLRGVGGAPLTPVDFGYVPNRAAQPGGPAGGPSGAGSAGRQGWVTEPDIG, encoded by the coding sequence ATGAGAACTCCCCGTGAGGCGGCACGAGTTGCTGTCGTCGACCCCCAAGGCGCCGTCTTCCTCTTCCGTTACGACAACGAGGAGGTCGGAGTCCACTGGGCCATGCCCGGCGGCGGTCTGGAGCCCGGGGAGGGGCCCGAGGAGGGCGCGCTGCGCGAGCTGCGCGAGGAGACGGGGTGGGCGGATGTGGCTCCCGGGCCGCTGCTGTGCACGTGGGAGCACGACTTCACGCGCGCGGGGGTGCCGGTGCGCCAGCACGAGCACATCTACCTCGCCCACGGCCCGCGCCGGGCGCCGGCCGAGCGGGCGGCCGCCGCGCGCGCCGCGGACAGGATCCTCCACTGGCGCTGGTGGGCCCCGGCGGAGCTGGCCGCCACTCCCGACGCGCTGTGGCCGCCCCGGCTGCCGGAACTGCTCGCGCCCCTGCGCGGGGTGGGCGGCGCGCCTCTCACTCCGGTGGACTTCGGTTACGTACCGAACCGGGCGGCCCAGCCGGGCGGCCCAGCCGGGGGTCCCAGCGGGGCGGGCTCAGCCGGGCGACAGGGCTGGGTGACAGAACCGGACATCGGGTGA
- the mshD gene encoding mycothiol synthase, translating to MTDDRPAEAPAPLRKIDTLAALTPAQADAVLGLLAEAARADGQQAVSEQGRLQLRGGAREGVRHLLLSVGDQLAGYAQLEDTDPVEAPAAELVVHPTYRGRGHGRALGAALLGESGRRLRVWAHGGHSAARHLAQVLGLALFRELRQMRRPLADLDLPEPVLPEGVSVRTFVPGQDDAAWLAVNAEAFAHHPEQGSLTQRDLDDRKAEPWFDPAGFFLAEKGGELVGFHWTKVHAQESLGEVYVVGVRPGAQGGGLGKALTTTGLRHLAGAGLPTAMLYVDADNKAAVSVYERLGFVTHETDLMYRTES from the coding sequence ATGACTGACGACCGGCCCGCCGAGGCTCCCGCTCCCCTCCGGAAGATCGATACGCTCGCCGCCCTCACCCCCGCACAGGCCGACGCCGTGCTCGGGCTCCTCGCGGAGGCCGCCCGCGCCGATGGGCAGCAGGCGGTGTCCGAGCAGGGGCGGCTCCAGCTCCGCGGCGGCGCGCGGGAGGGGGTGCGGCACCTGCTGCTCAGCGTCGGCGACCAGCTTGCGGGGTACGCGCAGCTGGAGGACACCGACCCCGTGGAGGCCCCCGCCGCCGAGCTGGTCGTGCACCCCACCTACCGCGGGCGCGGCCACGGCCGGGCGCTCGGCGCGGCACTGCTCGGGGAGTCCGGGCGGCGCCTTCGCGTGTGGGCGCACGGCGGCCACTCCGCCGCCCGGCACCTGGCGCAGGTGCTCGGCCTCGCCCTCTTCCGCGAACTGCGGCAGATGCGGCGCCCGTTGGCGGATCTGGACCTGCCCGAGCCGGTCCTCCCGGAAGGCGTGTCCGTACGTACCTTCGTGCCCGGACAGGACGACGCGGCCTGGCTCGCGGTGAACGCCGAGGCCTTCGCGCACCACCCCGAGCAGGGCTCCCTCACCCAGCGCGACCTCGACGACCGCAAGGCGGAGCCGTGGTTCGACCCGGCCGGCTTCTTCCTCGCCGAGAAGGGCGGGGAGCTGGTCGGCTTCCACTGGACGAAGGTGCACGCGCAGGAGAGCCTCGGCGAGGTGTACGTCGTCGGGGTGCGCCCCGGCGCCCAGGGCGGCGGCCTCGGCAAGGCCCTGACCACGACGGGCCTGCGCCACCTCGCGGGAGCGGGTCTGCCGACCGCGATGCTGTACGTGGACGCCGACAACAAGGCGGCCGTGAGCGTCTACGAGCGGCTCGGCTTCGTGACGCACGAGACGGATCTGATGTACCGCACGGAGTCCTGA
- a CDS encoding GntR family transcriptional regulator, with product MVEYRIDRRSGVATYLQIVQQTQQALRLGLLAPGDKLPTAREVVEATAINPNTVLKAYRELEREGLVEARRGLGTFVRKSLGSAPADSPLRGELAEWAARARAAGLEKDDMAAIFTAVLEEQFAPPQAPTATHASAASPAPAASPAPTRGNSV from the coding sequence GTGGTCGAATACCGCATCGACCGGCGCAGCGGCGTCGCCACCTACCTCCAGATCGTCCAGCAGACCCAACAGGCCCTGCGCCTTGGCCTGTTGGCGCCCGGCGACAAGCTGCCCACGGCACGCGAGGTCGTCGAGGCGACCGCCATCAACCCGAACACCGTGCTCAAGGCCTACCGCGAGCTGGAGCGCGAGGGCCTCGTCGAGGCCCGCCGAGGCCTCGGCACCTTCGTCCGGAAGTCACTGGGCAGCGCGCCCGCCGACTCGCCGCTCCGGGGGGAGCTGGCCGAGTGGGCCGCGCGGGCCCGCGCGGCGGGCCTGGAGAAGGACGACATGGCGGCGATCTTCACCGCCGTACTCGAAGAGCAGTTCGCACCGCCGCAAGCGCCGACGGCCACCCACGCATCGGCCGCTTCACCGGCACCGGCCGCTTCACCCGCACCGACCAGGGGGAACTCCGTATGA
- a CDS encoding ABC transporter ATP-binding protein, translating into MTDTAIEARGLTKRHGRRRALHDCSFRLPVGRICAVVGPNGAGKSTLLALAAGLDRPTEGALTVLGTSPAQARARVAYVAQDKPLHPRLTIADTLRLGAELNPGRWDMAVAERVVGGADLDPGARVRTLSGGQRTRVALALALGKRAELLLLDEPMADLDPLARHQLMGTLMAEAAEHGTTVVMSSHIVGELADSCDHLLLVSGGRIRLGGGIDDLVAAHALVTGARPAADLTPHTVIESRATGRGVTALIRPEGPPDDGWEVEEPSLEELLLAHLRSPDAPVLLTPSTTAPSRAGVNA; encoded by the coding sequence ATGACCGACACCGCCATCGAGGCACGCGGCCTCACCAAACGCCACGGGCGCCGACGCGCCCTGCACGACTGCTCGTTCCGCCTGCCCGTCGGACGGATCTGCGCGGTCGTCGGCCCCAACGGCGCGGGCAAGTCCACGCTGCTCGCCCTCGCGGCGGGCCTCGACCGGCCCACCGAGGGCGCCCTGACCGTCCTCGGCACCAGCCCGGCGCAGGCCCGTGCCCGCGTGGCGTACGTCGCCCAGGACAAGCCCCTCCACCCACGGCTGACCATCGCCGACACGCTGCGCCTCGGCGCCGAACTCAACCCGGGCCGCTGGGACATGGCCGTCGCCGAGCGCGTCGTCGGCGGCGCCGACCTCGACCCGGGCGCCCGCGTCCGTACGCTCTCCGGCGGACAGCGCACCCGCGTCGCCCTCGCCCTCGCGCTCGGCAAGCGGGCCGAACTCCTGCTCCTTGACGAGCCGATGGCCGACCTCGACCCCTTGGCGCGCCATCAGCTGATGGGCACCCTCATGGCGGAGGCCGCCGAACACGGCACCACCGTCGTCATGTCCTCGCACATCGTCGGCGAACTGGCCGACTCGTGCGACCACTTGCTCCTCGTGTCCGGCGGGCGGATCCGGCTCGGCGGCGGCATCGACGACCTCGTCGCCGCGCACGCCCTGGTGACCGGCGCCCGCCCGGCCGCGGACCTCACCCCCCACACGGTCATAGAATCCCGCGCCACCGGCCGCGGGGTGACCGCCCTGATCCGTCCCGAGGGCCCGCCCGACGACGGCTGGGAGGTCGAGGAACCTTCCCTGGAGGAACTGTTGCTGGCCCATCTCCGATCACCGGACGCGCCCGTGCTCCTGACGCCGAGCACGACCGCCCCGTCCCGGGCCGGGGTGAACGCGTGA